Proteins encoded within one genomic window of Glycine soja cultivar W05 chromosome 1, ASM419377v2, whole genome shotgun sequence:
- the LOC114412267 gene encoding receptor-like protein kinase 2 gives MLTSRQSLYISSPSPSSSLFCIILLQLTFLYGLAFSANHEASTLFTWLRSSSSASPPPPPPFSNWNLLDPNPCNWTSITCSSLGLVTEITIQSIPLELPIPSNLSSFHSLQKLVISDANLTGAIPSDIGDCSSLTVIDLSSNNLVGSIPASIGKLHNLQNLSLNSNQLSGKIPVELSNCIGLKNLLLFDNQISGTIPPELGKFSQLESLRAGGNKDIVGKIPEEIGECGNLTVLGLADTRISGSLPASLGRLKRLQTLSIYTTMLSGEIPPELGNCSELVDLFLYENSLSGSIPSELGRLKKLEQLFLWQNGLVGAIPEEIGNCTSLRKIDFSLNSLSGTIPVPLGGLLELEEFMISNNNVSGSIPSSLSNAKNLQQLQVDTNQLSGLIPPELGQLSSLMVFFAWQNQLEGSIPSSLGNCSNLQALDLSRNTLTGSIPVSLFQLQNLTKLLLIANDISGFIPNEIGSCSSLIRLRLGNNRITGSIPKTIGNLKSLNFLDLSGNRLSGPVPDEIGSCTELQMIDFSCNNLEGPLPNSLSSLSAVQVLDASSNKFSGPLLASLGHLVSLSKLILSNNLFSGPIPASLSLCLNLQLLDLSSNKLSGSIPAELGRIETLEIALNLSCNSLSGIIPAQMFALNKLSILDISHNQLEGDLQPLAELDNLVSLNVSYNKFSGCLPDNKLFRQLASKDYSENQGLSCFMKDSGKTGETLNGNDVRNSRRIKLAIGLLIALTVIMIAMGITAVIKARRTIRDDDSELGNSWPWQCIPFQKLNFSVDQVLRCLIDRNIIGKGCSGVVYKAAMDNGEVIAVKKLWPTTIDEGEAFKEEKNGVRDSFSTEVKTLGSIRHKNIVRFLGCCWNRKTRLLIFDYMPNGSLSSLLHERTGNSLEWKLRYRILLGAAEGLAYLHHDCVPPIVHRDIKANNILIGLEFEPYIADFGLAKLVDDGDFGRSSNTVAGSYGYIAPEYGYMMKITDKSDVYSYGIVLLEVLTGKQPIDPTIPDGLHVVDWVRQKKALEVLDPSLLSRPESELEEMMQALGIALLCVNSSPDERPTMRDIVAMLKEIKHEREEYGKFDVLLKGPPANGACWNKSIGGVLPTSSSVPVMQTLNTKQ, from the exons ATGCTCACCTCGAGGCAATCCTTGTacatctcttctccttctccttcttcttcattgTTTTGTATCATTCTCCTCCAACTTACATTTCTCTATGGCCTTGCCTTCTCTGCAAATCATGAAGCCTCAACACTCTTCACATGGCTCCGTAGTTCTTCTTCtgcatcaccaccaccacccccTCCTTTCTCCAACTGGAACCTCCTTGATCCAAATCCATGCAACTGGACATCCATAACATGCTCCTCACTAGGCCTTGTCACAGAAATTACCATACAATCCATCCCTCTAGAGCTTCCTATACCCTCCAACCTCTCTTCATTTCACTCTCTCCAAAAGCTTGTTATTTCTGATGCCAATCTCACTGGAGCCATCCCTTCAGACATTGGTGATTGTTCTTCCCTCACTGTTATTGACCTCAGCTCCAACAACCTTGTTGGCTCTATTCCTGCCAGCATTGGCAAGCTCCACAACCTTCAGAACTTGTCCTTGAACTCTAACCAGCTCTCTGGAAAAATCCCTGTGGAGTTAAGCAACTGCATTGGCCTAAAAAATCTTCTCCTTTTTGATAATCAGATAAGTGGGACTATTCCACCTGAGCTGGGAAAGTTTTCACAACTTGAGTCTCTAAGAGCAGGAGGGAACAAAGATATTGTTGGGAAGATTCCTGAAGAGATTGGAGAATGCGGCAATTTGACTGTGTTGGGGTTGGCAGATACCAGAATATCTGGTTCTTTGCCTGCTTCTTTGGGGAGACTTAAAAGGCTTCAGACACTGTCCATCTATACTACTATGCTGTCTGGTGAGATTCCACCCGAGTTAGGTAACTGTTCTGAGCTTGTTGACTTGTTCTTATATGAAAATAGCCTATCAGGGTCTATTCCATCTGAGCTTGGTAGGCTCAAGAAGCTGGAACAGTTGTTTTTGTGGCAGAATGGTCTTGTTGGGGCTATTCCAGAAGAGATTGGTAACTGTACAAGCTTGAGAAAAATTGATTTCTCTTTGAATTCTCTGTCTGGGACTATACCTGTGCCTTTGGGGGGTCTTTTGGAGCTTGAGGAGTTTATGATTAGTAATAACAATGTGTCTGGTTCAATCCCTTCCAGTCTTTCAAATGCTAAAAACCTTCAGCAGTTGCAAGTTGACACAAACCAGCTCTCAGGGTTGATTCCACCAGAGCTTGGGCAGTTGTCAAGCCTCATGGTGTTCTTTGCTTGGCAGAACCAGCTTGAGGGAAGCATTCCCTCCTCTTTGGGGAACTGTAGTAACCTTCAAGCACTCGACTTGTCGCGAAACACGCTCACCGGTAGTATTCCTGTTAGCCTATTCCAGCTCCAAAACCTCACAAAACTACTTCTGATTGCCAATGACATATCTGGTTTCATACCAAATGAAATAGGCAGTTGCAGCTCTCTGATAAGGTTGAGGCTTGGAAACAACAGGATTACTGGTAGCATTCCCAAGACAATAGGGAACCTTAAGAGCTTGAACTTTTTAGACCTCTCCGGGAACCGCCTCTCTGGGCCCGTGCCTGATGAGATTGGAAGCTGCACTGAACTGCAAATGATAGATTTCAGCTGCAACAACTTAGAAGGTCCTTTGCCTAATTCTTTGTCTTCACTATCTGCAGTTCAGGTATTGGATGCATCTTCCAACAAGTTTTCAGGTCCTCTACTGGCGAGTTTGGGCCATCTTGTTTCTCTGAGTAAGCTTATCCTTAGCAATAACTTATTTTCTGGACCTATTCCTGCATCATTGAGCCTATGTTTAAATCTCCAACTGCTTGATCTTAGTAGCAACAAGCTCAGTGGAAGCATACCAGCCGAACTCGGCCGCATTGAGACTCTAGAAATTGCTCTTAATCTTAGTTGCAATTCACTCAGTGGAATAATCCCAGCTCAGATGTTTGCTCTTAACAAGCTTTCCATATTGGACATCTCACACAACCAATTGGAAGGAGATTTGCAACCTCTTGCAGAGTTAGACAACCTTGTCTCCCTCAATGTTTCTTACAACAAATTTTCTGGCTGTCTTCCAGATAACAAACTTTTCAGGCAGTTGGCATCAAAAGACTACAGTGAAAATCAAGGGCTCTCATGCTTTATGAAGGATTCTGGCAAGACTGGTGAGACATTGAATGGAAATGATGTAAGGAACTCGCGAAGGATTAAGCTAGCCATTGGATTGCTGATAGCCTTGACAGTAATAATGATTGCTATGGGGATAACTGCTGTGATCAAAGCAAGAAGAACCATTAGAGATGATGATTCGGAATTGGGGAACTCGTGGCCGTGGCAATGCATACCTTTCCAGAAGCTAAACTTTTCAGTGGATCAAGTACTGAGATGTTTAATTGACAGAAACATAATTGGGAAGGGGTGTTCTGGTGTTGTTTATAAAGCTGCAATGGATAATGGTGAAGTCATTGCTGTGAAGAAATTGTGGCCCACAACAATTGATGAAGGAGAGGCatttaaggaagaaaaaaatggagTTCGTGACTCTTTCTCGACTGAGGTCAAGACCCTTGGCTCAATCCGTCATAAGAACATTGTCAGATTCTTGGGGTGCTGTTGGAACAGAAAAACAAGACTGCTTATTTTTGATTACATGCCGAATGGAAGTTTAAGTAGTCTACTTCATGAGAGGACTGGAAACTCTTTGGAATGGAAACTTAGGTACAGAATCTTGTTAGGCGCTGCAGAAGGCCTTGCTTATCTGCATCATGACTGTGTCCCTCCTATAGTTCACAGAGATATCAAAGCCAATAACATCCTCATTGGTCTTGAATTTGAACCTTACATTGCTGACTTTGGCTTGGCTAAACTTGTCGATGATGGTGATTTCGGTCGTTCCTCCAATACAGTTGCTGGCTCCTATGGATATATTGCTCCAG aATATGGCTATATGATGAAGATCACAGACAAGAGTGATGTTTATAGCTATGGCATAGTTCTATTAGAAGTCTTGACAGGTAAGCAACCAATTGATCCAACCATACCAGATGGTCTACATGTTGTTGATTGGGTGAGACAGAAAAAGGCTCTTGAAGTGCTTGATCCTAGCCTACTCTCTAGACCAGAATCAGAACTAGAGGAAATGATGCAGGCATTGGGAATAGCCTTGTTGTGTGTGAACTCATCCCCAGATGAAAGGCCAACTATGAGAGATATCGTGGCGATGCTCAAGGAGATAAAGCATGAAAGGGAGGAGTATGGAAAGTTTGATGTGCTTCTAAAAGGGCCTCCTGCGAATGGTGCATGTTGGAATAAAAGCATTGGTGGAGTTCTGCCAACATCTTCATCAGTACCAGTCATGCAAACTTTGAACACAAAGCAATAA